From the Rhodococcus pseudokoreensis genome, one window contains:
- a CDS encoding heterodisulfide reductase-related iron-sulfur binding cluster, which produces MSSSFDDHNPPKPELLADCVHCGFCLPTCPTYQLWGEEMDSPRGRIHLMNLATEGQVPIDESFASHFDACLGCMACVSSCPSGVQYDQLIEAVRPQIERAVPRTVADRLFRALIFAIFPYPARLRVVALGAWLYQRSGIRSLLHRTGMMSMLPARMQALEALMPRVILRNIASRQREINRPVGAARRRVALISGCVQQVFFAQVNQATVRVLIAEGCEVVVPKQGCCGALSVHAGREEEGLDRARKMIESFEDLDVDDIVVNVAGCGSTLKEYGHLLADDTEYAGRAAEFSAKIRDITEVLASLEPQAPRHPIAARIAYHDACHLAHGQQIRRQPRDVLRTIPQLEVLEVPESELCCGSAGIYNMVQPEAGEELGNRKVANILSVQPDAVTTGNPGCLLQIARYLDGVPLFHPIELIDASIRGLNPLTSSEPRTQTPRAQKPMCDSQCDCGN; this is translated from the coding sequence ATGTCCAGTTCCTTCGATGACCACAACCCACCCAAGCCAGAACTGTTGGCGGACTGCGTCCACTGCGGATTCTGCCTACCAACCTGTCCCACATACCAACTATGGGGCGAGGAGATGGACTCCCCAAGGGGGCGGATTCATTTGATGAATCTGGCCACCGAGGGCCAGGTTCCTATTGACGAATCCTTCGCTAGCCACTTCGACGCGTGTCTGGGATGCATGGCGTGCGTATCGTCATGCCCGTCGGGGGTGCAGTACGACCAACTGATCGAAGCGGTGCGTCCGCAGATCGAGCGGGCAGTTCCCCGCACTGTGGCCGATCGGCTGTTCCGAGCCTTGATCTTCGCCATTTTCCCCTATCCTGCCCGACTCCGGGTGGTAGCGCTCGGCGCGTGGCTGTACCAGCGTTCGGGGATCCGGTCATTACTGCACAGGACCGGGATGATGAGCATGTTGCCGGCGCGGATGCAGGCGCTGGAGGCACTGATGCCACGCGTGATACTGCGCAATATCGCGAGTCGACAACGTGAAATCAACCGCCCGGTAGGGGCGGCTCGTCGCCGTGTGGCCCTCATTTCGGGCTGTGTCCAGCAAGTGTTCTTCGCCCAAGTGAACCAGGCAACGGTCCGCGTGCTGATCGCCGAGGGATGCGAGGTCGTGGTTCCCAAGCAAGGGTGTTGCGGAGCGCTCAGTGTCCATGCCGGACGCGAAGAAGAGGGCCTCGATCGGGCGCGTAAAATGATTGAATCGTTCGAGGACCTGGATGTCGACGATATCGTGGTCAACGTCGCTGGCTGCGGATCAACACTCAAGGAGTATGGCCATCTGCTTGCTGACGACACCGAATATGCCGGACGTGCAGCAGAGTTCAGTGCGAAAATCCGCGACATCACTGAAGTGCTCGCAAGTCTCGAACCGCAGGCCCCCCGGCACCCCATTGCCGCACGCATCGCTTATCACGATGCGTGCCATCTCGCGCACGGCCAACAGATCCGTCGACAGCCCCGCGACGTTCTGCGGACAATTCCCCAACTCGAAGTGCTGGAGGTACCCGAGTCGGAACTGTGCTGCGGTTCTGCCGGCATATACAACATGGTCCAACCAGAAGCCGGTGAAGAACTCGGAAATCGCAAGGTCGCGAACATCCTTAGCGTACAACCCGACGCGGTGACAACCGGAAATCCGGGGTGCCTACTTCAAATCGCACGCTACCTTGACGGTGTTCCACTCTTCCACCCGATCGAACTCATTGATGCCTCCATCCGCGGCCTGAACCCCCTGACCTCGTCAGAACCGCGAACTCAGACACCACGAGCGCAGAAACCAATGTGTGACTCACAGTGTGATTGTGGCAATTGA
- a CDS encoding IclR family transcriptional regulator: protein MTAETGANAGGGVQSVERVFDILEMMASARGPIGVTELADLAALPLPTIHRLVRTLVNRGYVRQVPSRRYALGPKLVRLGDSATQLIGSWSGPHLSSLVQQSGETANMAVLDGNMAVYVAQVPSPHSMRMFTEVGRRVFLHCTGVGKALLLQLSNEAVRSLVTRTGMPSYTENSLTDPETLIADLEVSRRRGYALDEGEQEIGVRCFAVPVPNAPTPTAVSISGPATRVTVESADQIGPLLQRVAQELATEFEKDAAL, encoded by the coding sequence ATGACCGCAGAAACCGGAGCTAACGCCGGCGGTGGAGTCCAGTCGGTCGAGCGAGTCTTCGACATCCTCGAGATGATGGCTTCGGCCCGCGGACCGATCGGAGTCACTGAGCTTGCCGACCTGGCAGCGCTTCCTCTTCCGACCATTCATCGGCTCGTTCGCACACTCGTGAATCGGGGGTATGTGCGTCAGGTGCCGTCCCGACGATACGCTTTGGGGCCGAAGTTGGTTCGCCTCGGTGACAGTGCAACTCAGCTCATCGGGTCCTGGTCGGGTCCTCACCTGTCGAGTCTGGTCCAACAATCCGGGGAGACAGCGAACATGGCAGTGCTCGATGGGAATATGGCGGTTTATGTGGCGCAAGTTCCGTCCCCGCATTCGATGCGAATGTTCACGGAGGTCGGTCGGCGCGTTTTCCTGCACTGCACCGGAGTCGGAAAAGCACTGCTTCTGCAGCTGTCCAACGAGGCGGTTCGCTCCTTGGTCACCAGGACGGGTATGCCGTCTTACACCGAGAATTCCCTCACCGATCCCGAGACGCTCATCGCCGATCTCGAAGTGTCTCGAAGACGCGGATACGCCCTCGATGAGGGGGAGCAGGAGATCGGCGTCCGGTGCTTTGCGGTGCCGGTGCCCAATGCGCCTACCCCGACTGCTGTTTCGATCTCGGGACCGGCGACGCGGGTAACCGTCGAATCCGCCGATCAGATTGGTCCCCTGCTCCAGCGGGTGGCTCAAGAGCTGGCGACCGAGTTCGAGAAAGACGCTGCGCTGTGA
- a CDS encoding Nramp family divalent metal transporter, with protein sequence MPTQSRITRDKSHTQMPTPPRRWTDYAKGIGPGLLVSMAWMGAGDLVDSSVAGANYGYSLMWALGLALLSRFFFTSAIAKYGLCNSVGDETIIEGFGAVWKKLPLVIGTLALISGFILQTYMVAMVGNALHHLFRGFGGSTWGPFLWSVFAAAIGWLVLTRPKAYSILEIIARIKVSILVIVFLYAAIKSQPKPGDIVHGLAFSAPPDTGAFATLLVAAAIIGAVGGSAGNLMYPEFIRDKGWKGPEFLRMQRIDLLSGVIAVVVVNLSIWIVGAEVLRPAGIKIATLDDLSQMMSLALGPIGPWLLWLGLMMTAFCSCTTYARGYTRIFFTGIHHAFPSRKNADIPTDRTLGFRVVQLGLMLCIPTLFALPVFPDVVAMTVAGSATAGILAPVIIVGTLIVTNDKRRMLPGYANKWWENVILLIVGGIGLWAAYGLITGLF encoded by the coding sequence ATGCCAACGCAGTCGCGTATCACCCGAGACAAATCCCATACGCAGATGCCCACTCCGCCTCGCCGGTGGACCGACTACGCCAAGGGAATCGGTCCCGGATTGCTGGTTAGCATGGCCTGGATGGGCGCCGGCGATCTCGTCGACTCATCAGTCGCAGGGGCCAATTACGGCTACTCGCTGATGTGGGCGCTGGGTCTGGCCCTGTTGAGCCGGTTCTTTTTCACCAGCGCGATCGCGAAATACGGCCTATGCAATTCCGTGGGCGATGAGACCATCATCGAAGGGTTCGGCGCGGTATGGAAGAAACTGCCGCTGGTCATTGGGACGCTCGCACTGATCAGCGGTTTCATCTTGCAGACCTACATGGTCGCCATGGTCGGCAACGCCCTGCATCACCTCTTCCGCGGATTCGGGGGGTCCACATGGGGACCGTTCCTATGGAGCGTGTTCGCCGCCGCGATCGGATGGCTGGTCCTCACGCGGCCGAAGGCCTACTCCATTTTGGAGATCATCGCCCGAATCAAGGTATCCATCCTTGTCATTGTCTTCCTATACGCCGCCATCAAGTCCCAGCCGAAACCCGGCGATATCGTTCACGGGCTGGCCTTCTCAGCGCCTCCTGATACTGGAGCCTTCGCCACTTTGCTTGTGGCCGCCGCGATCATCGGTGCGGTGGGCGGCTCGGCCGGCAACCTCATGTATCCCGAGTTCATCCGTGACAAAGGCTGGAAGGGTCCGGAATTCCTGCGCATGCAGCGCATCGACCTGTTGAGCGGAGTTATCGCCGTGGTGGTGGTTAACCTCTCCATCTGGATCGTCGGGGCAGAGGTGCTGCGCCCTGCAGGGATTAAGATCGCCACCCTCGATGACCTGAGCCAGATGATGTCACTTGCACTCGGCCCGATCGGACCGTGGCTGCTGTGGCTCGGCCTGATGATGACCGCCTTCTGCTCGTGCACCACCTACGCACGCGGTTACACCAGAATCTTCTTCACCGGCATTCATCACGCGTTTCCCTCTCGCAAGAACGCCGACATCCCCACCGACCGCACCCTGGGATTCCGCGTCGTGCAACTCGGGCTTATGCTGTGCATACCGACCCTGTTCGCGTTACCCGTCTTTCCCGATGTCGTCGCCATGACAGTGGCCGGAAGCGCGACCGCCGGAATCCTCGCGCCCGTCATCATCGTCGGCACTCTCATCGTGACCAACGACAAACGTCGGATGCTGCCCGGATACGCCAACAAATGGTGGGAAAACGTCATCTTGCTCATCGTCGGCGGCATCGGCCTGTGGGCGGCCTACGGGTTGATAACCGGCTTGTTCTGA
- the pyk gene encoding pyruvate kinase, whose amino-acid sequence MTESVTITAPHLGHVGEWAATPPHSNNSANPLHRTKIVCTLGPATATGDRIRELVESGMDVARLNFSHGEHADHEENYKRVRAASDATGKAVGVLADLQGPKIRLGRFAEGRTTWANGEEVRITVDECEGTHDRVSTTYKQLAEDAKPGDRLLVDDGKVGLVVSGVEGNDVICRVTEGGPVSNNKGVSLPGMNVSVPALSEKDIADLEFALGLGVDFIALSFVRSPADIELVHEVMDRVGRRIPVIAKLEKPEAIDNLEAIVLAFDAVMVARGDLGVELPLEQVPLLQKRAIQIARENAKPVIVATQMLESMIENSRPTRAEASDVANAVLDGADAVMLSAETSVGKYVMETVRTMARIVEAVENESTQVPPLTHVPRTKRGVISYAARDIGERLDAKALVAFTQSGDTVRRLARLHTPLPLLAFTPLPEVRSQLSLTWGTETFIVDPVDSTDAMVRQVDNALLGLGRYQKGELVVIVAGSPPGTVGSTNLIHVHRIGEDDH is encoded by the coding sequence ATGACCGAGTCAGTCACGATCACCGCACCCCACCTAGGACACGTAGGCGAGTGGGCGGCCACCCCACCCCACTCCAACAACAGCGCTAACCCACTGCATCGCACGAAGATCGTGTGCACACTTGGACCTGCTACCGCCACCGGTGACCGTATTCGCGAGCTCGTCGAGAGCGGTATGGACGTGGCGCGGCTGAATTTCAGCCACGGCGAGCACGCCGACCACGAGGAGAACTACAAACGGGTGAGGGCGGCCTCGGACGCGACGGGGAAGGCGGTCGGTGTCCTGGCCGACCTGCAGGGCCCGAAGATCCGGCTCGGCCGGTTCGCGGAGGGGCGGACCACGTGGGCCAACGGTGAGGAGGTGCGGATCACCGTCGACGAGTGCGAGGGCACCCACGACCGGGTCTCGACCACCTACAAGCAGTTGGCGGAGGACGCCAAGCCGGGTGACCGGTTGCTGGTGGACGACGGCAAGGTCGGTCTGGTGGTCTCCGGGGTGGAGGGCAACGACGTGATCTGCCGGGTCACCGAGGGTGGCCCGGTGTCGAACAACAAGGGTGTGTCGCTGCCGGGGATGAATGTGTCGGTGCCGGCGCTGTCGGAGAAGGACATCGCGGACCTCGAGTTCGCGCTCGGGTTGGGTGTCGATTTCATCGCGTTGTCGTTCGTGCGGTCGCCGGCGGACATCGAACTGGTGCACGAGGTGATGGACCGGGTGGGTCGCCGGATTCCGGTGATCGCGAAGCTGGAGAAGCCGGAGGCGATCGACAACCTCGAGGCGATCGTGCTGGCGTTCGACGCGGTGATGGTCGCGCGCGGTGATCTGGGTGTGGAGTTGCCGCTCGAGCAGGTGCCGCTACTGCAGAAGCGGGCGATTCAGATCGCCCGGGAGAACGCGAAGCCGGTGATCGTGGCGACGCAGATGCTGGAGTCGATGATCGAGAACTCCCGGCCGACCCGCGCGGAGGCCTCGGATGTCGCGAACGCGGTCCTCGACGGTGCGGACGCGGTGATGCTGTCCGCTGAGACGTCGGTGGGTAAGTATGTGATGGAGACGGTGCGCACGATGGCGCGGATCGTGGAGGCGGTGGAGAACGAGTCGACGCAGGTGCCGCCGCTGACGCATGTGCCGCGGACCAAGCGGGGGGTGATCTCGTACGCGGCCCGGGATATCGGGGAGCGGTTGGATGCGAAGGCGTTGGTGGCGTTCACGCAGTCCGGGGACACGGTGCGCCGGTTGGCGCGGTTGCATACGCCGTTGCCGTTGCTGGCGTTCACGCCGTTGCCGGAGGTGCGCAGCCAGTTGTCGTTGACGTGGGGGACGGAGACGTTCATCGTCGATCCGGTCGACAGCACGGATGCGATGGTGCGGCAGGTCGACAACGCGTTGCTCGGGTTGGGCCGGTATCAGAAGGGTGAACTCGTCGTGATCGTGGCGGGGTCGCCGCCCGGCACCGTAGGCTCGACCAACCTGATCCACGTCCACAGAATCGGCGAAGACGACCACTAA
- a CDS encoding CaiB/BaiF CoA transferase family protein — MTLSASDRISWTTEQAGSLAGIRVLDLSRILAGPYLTMMLGDLGADVIKVERDGGDDTRAWGPPFAQGEATYFWSANRNKRSVVLDLHDTGDAALAAELAASADIVVENFRPGVADRMGLGYEHVSALNPRVIYCSISAFGDSEPARDLAGYDLLVQAVGGLMSITGTEDSGPIKVGVALVDVLAALHATVGVLAALRHRESTGVGQRVDVTMLQSLLASLANQATAFLGSGMSPGRMGNQHPSIAPYQTLHARDGQIALACGNDRQFHKLCAALGVVELASDPRFVTNTERVSHRDDLITLLEGASTALSVEDLLNRLRQAGVPAGPVNSIAEAFEFAEKLGLEPHRMVSAGDRSVPQVSSPLRLSVTPVRYDLPPPLLPDRSRAQEEIPQR; from the coding sequence ATGACGCTATCTGCTTCGGATCGAATCAGCTGGACCACTGAGCAGGCGGGAAGCCTGGCAGGAATTCGGGTGCTGGACTTGAGTCGCATCCTGGCCGGGCCGTACCTGACGATGATGCTGGGCGATCTGGGTGCCGACGTGATCAAAGTGGAGCGCGACGGCGGTGACGACACACGGGCGTGGGGGCCACCCTTCGCTCAGGGTGAGGCGACGTATTTCTGGAGCGCCAACCGGAATAAGCGCTCTGTGGTTCTCGATCTGCACGACACCGGCGACGCGGCGCTCGCCGCGGAACTCGCGGCCTCGGCTGACATCGTCGTGGAAAACTTCCGCCCGGGCGTCGCTGACCGAATGGGGCTAGGGTACGAACACGTTTCGGCTCTCAATCCGCGAGTAATCTACTGTTCCATTTCCGCCTTCGGCGATTCGGAGCCAGCGCGCGACCTCGCCGGATACGACCTGCTGGTACAGGCGGTCGGCGGACTGATGAGCATAACCGGAACCGAGGACAGCGGGCCGATCAAGGTCGGCGTCGCTCTCGTCGACGTGTTGGCCGCGTTGCATGCCACCGTCGGTGTCCTGGCCGCGTTGCGGCACCGTGAGTCGACGGGCGTCGGCCAGCGCGTCGATGTCACCATGCTGCAATCGTTGCTCGCCAGTTTGGCCAATCAGGCAACAGCCTTCCTGGGTTCCGGCATGTCACCGGGCAGAATGGGTAACCAGCATCCCTCGATCGCGCCGTATCAGACGTTGCACGCCCGCGATGGTCAGATCGCGTTGGCCTGCGGCAATGATCGGCAGTTCCACAAGTTGTGCGCCGCGTTGGGTGTGGTCGAGCTTGCCAGCGACCCTCGATTTGTCACCAACACCGAGCGCGTCAGTCACCGTGACGACCTGATCACGCTGCTGGAAGGTGCCTCGACCGCGCTCAGCGTCGAGGACCTCTTGAACCGGCTGCGGCAAGCCGGGGTGCCGGCCGGCCCGGTCAACTCCATCGCCGAGGCGTTCGAGTTTGCCGAGAAACTCGGACTCGAGCCGCACCGGATGGTCAGTGCCGGCGATCGAAGTGTTCCTCAGGTAAGCAGTCCACTGCGGCTTTCCGTGACGCCGGTGCGATACGACCTCCCGCCGCCGCTGCTCCCCGATCGGTCCAGAGCGCAGGAGGAGATTCCGCAGAGATGA
- a CDS encoding DUF3263 domain-containing protein gives MIDTTTAIVDFAQKWRHWGGGSDADIFVEFGLTPAQYFRRLQQILEKKWFMHSLAITPAVSAQLQLICQVRLASHSARNTMAHANILPRTR, from the coding sequence ATGATCGACACCACCACTGCAATAGTGGACTTCGCACAGAAGTGGCGACACTGGGGCGGCGGATCCGACGCCGACATCTTTGTCGAATTCGGTCTCACGCCCGCCCAATACTTCCGCCGATTGCAGCAGATCCTGGAGAAGAAGTGGTTCATGCACAGTCTCGCGATCACCCCTGCGGTCTCGGCTCAGCTTCAGCTGATCTGCCAAGTCCGGCTTGCCTCGCACTCGGCCAGGAACACAATGGCACACGCCAACATCCTGCCGCGTACGCGATGA
- a CDS encoding FAD-binding oxidoreductase, translating to MWEPDNAREVAECLRDAAQEHRALNIVGAGTAQYWGGDIRASTTLRIHKLDSVLRYEPGDMTIQVEAGMAVADLQSVVADHGQRLALDAARIDRGATVGGMLATADQGPAQLAFGGPRDLVIGATLVLSDGEIARSGGHVIKNVAGYDLARLVSGSLGTLAAITDLTFRLHPIPAATGTLSIETGIDEAVTYAEAIAETALEPVAAEWISGRLLIRFEGTRSGVHERLDAAAHITGVGTSILDDDEATQAWAQQAAVSSRNGHSAQDTTTLHGLARPSDVSSIVHAAERSCLEHGAVPTIGAGLLTGRVDLRIDAATLSAHAATVDQWRQDIESHDGTVTLRDRPEGLTDLIDAWGEPPSAVAALRAVKAAYDPGDLLGPGRFHPWF from the coding sequence GTGTGGGAACCCGACAACGCCCGCGAGGTTGCCGAGTGCCTACGCGACGCCGCGCAGGAGCACCGTGCACTCAACATTGTCGGCGCCGGCACCGCGCAGTACTGGGGCGGCGATATCCGGGCATCCACCACCTTGCGGATACACAAGCTGGACTCAGTCCTTCGCTACGAGCCCGGTGATATGACGATTCAGGTCGAAGCGGGGATGGCGGTCGCCGATCTGCAGTCGGTCGTTGCCGATCACGGCCAGCGTCTGGCCCTCGACGCAGCCCGCATCGATCGCGGTGCCACCGTCGGCGGAATGCTCGCCACCGCCGATCAAGGCCCGGCACAGTTAGCGTTCGGCGGTCCCCGCGACCTGGTGATCGGAGCCACGCTGGTCCTATCGGACGGTGAGATCGCACGGTCAGGCGGCCACGTCATCAAGAATGTCGCCGGCTACGACCTGGCGCGGCTGGTCTCGGGCTCGCTGGGCACCCTGGCGGCGATCACCGACCTCACCTTTCGCCTCCACCCGATACCGGCAGCGACAGGAACACTAAGTATCGAGACCGGCATCGACGAGGCGGTCACCTACGCCGAGGCAATCGCCGAGACAGCCCTAGAACCCGTGGCCGCCGAGTGGATTTCCGGCAGACTGCTGATCCGCTTCGAGGGCACACGCTCCGGCGTACACGAACGTCTTGACGCCGCCGCTCACATCACTGGCGTGGGTACCAGCATCCTGGACGACGACGAGGCTACGCAGGCCTGGGCGCAGCAGGCAGCGGTCAGCAGTCGCAACGGCCACAGCGCCCAGGACACAACCACCCTGCACGGGCTAGCCCGGCCCTCCGACGTGTCATCAATTGTTCACGCAGCCGAGCGATCATGCCTCGAACACGGAGCAGTGCCGACTATCGGGGCAGGATTGCTCACTGGGCGAGTTGACTTGAGGATCGACGCCGCGACCCTCTCGGCACACGCCGCGACCGTCGACCAATGGCGCCAGGACATCGAAAGCCATGATGGCACCGTAACTCTGCGTGACCGGCCCGAAGGTCTCACCGATCTGATCGATGCGTGGGGGGAACCGCCGTCGGCGGTCGCAGCCTTGCGCGCTGTCAAAGCGGCCTACGACCCCGGCGATCTGCTCGGCCCCGGTCGATTCCATCCGTGGTTCTGA
- a CDS encoding FAD-binding oxidoreductase, translating into MTLTETTTDTARDDDTFLDSLCGRLRPGAVIVDPTALRTYECDGLTGFRVTPSAVVLADTTEEVRQAVLTCREFGVPYVARGAGTGLSGGALPTSDGIVISLQRMRAILEIDPRNLRAVVEPGVTNIDITKAAAPFGLHFAPDPSSQQVCTVGGNVAENSGGAHCLKYGFTVHHVLELEVVLADGSVVRLGGVNREQPGYDLLAAFVGSEGTLGIVTQVVVRLVRNPATVHTLCADFPSITAASEAVTRIIAAGIVPAAIEMMDALAIEASEAAVGAGYSLDTAAALIVENDGPAAESKVEFEAVEQICRDTGTTKIRIAKDSAERAMIWRGRKAAFAAVGRISPDYIVQDGVVPRTRLSEILSRIGEKAAESGLRVANVFHAGDGNLHPLVLYSEAEGQLEQAEELSREIAELCVEMSGSLSGEHGIGTDKACSMPRMFTESDLAAMWRLRRAFDPEELCNPGKLLPTPRLCGEKPGVYVPHALEVSGDIERF; encoded by the coding sequence ATGACACTGACCGAGACCACCACGGACACTGCGCGCGACGACGACACATTCCTCGATTCCTTGTGCGGTCGGCTGCGCCCTGGTGCCGTCATCGTAGATCCGACCGCGCTGCGCACGTACGAATGTGACGGCCTGACCGGCTTCCGGGTAACGCCCAGCGCGGTTGTGTTGGCTGACACGACCGAAGAGGTCCGCCAAGCGGTGCTCACCTGCCGCGAGTTCGGTGTGCCCTATGTTGCGCGCGGCGCAGGAACCGGACTCTCCGGAGGGGCGCTGCCCACATCCGACGGTATCGTCATCTCCCTGCAGCGGATGCGGGCAATCTTGGAAATCGACCCTCGCAACCTGCGGGCCGTTGTCGAACCGGGCGTCACCAACATCGACATCACCAAGGCCGCCGCACCGTTCGGACTCCATTTCGCCCCCGATCCGTCCAGTCAGCAAGTGTGTACCGTCGGCGGCAACGTCGCCGAAAACTCCGGTGGCGCACACTGTCTCAAATACGGCTTCACCGTGCATCACGTGCTGGAACTCGAAGTCGTCCTTGCCGACGGCTCGGTCGTTCGTTTGGGCGGAGTCAATCGTGAACAGCCTGGTTACGACCTGTTGGCGGCCTTCGTCGGATCAGAGGGCACCCTGGGGATCGTCACCCAAGTGGTTGTGCGGCTGGTACGCAACCCGGCAACGGTCCACACACTGTGCGCGGACTTCCCCTCCATTACCGCTGCCAGCGAGGCCGTTACCCGCATCATCGCTGCGGGGATCGTGCCCGCGGCCATCGAAATGATGGACGCCCTTGCCATCGAAGCATCCGAGGCCGCGGTCGGCGCCGGATACAGTCTGGACACAGCGGCCGCCCTGATCGTCGAAAACGACGGTCCCGCTGCGGAATCGAAGGTAGAATTCGAGGCCGTCGAACAGATTTGCCGAGACACCGGCACCACGAAGATCCGCATCGCAAAAGACTCCGCCGAGCGGGCCATGATCTGGCGGGGACGCAAGGCCGCGTTCGCGGCGGTGGGACGGATCAGTCCGGACTACATTGTTCAGGACGGCGTTGTGCCGCGCACCCGCCTCAGTGAAATCCTCTCTCGAATCGGGGAGAAGGCCGCCGAATCGGGCCTTCGAGTCGCCAACGTGTTCCATGCCGGAGATGGAAACTTGCACCCGCTTGTTCTCTACAGTGAGGCCGAAGGGCAACTCGAGCAGGCCGAAGAACTCTCGCGCGAGATCGCCGAACTGTGCGTGGAGATGAGTGGATCGTTGTCCGGTGAGCACGGAATCGGCACGGATAAGGCGTGTTCGATGCCGCGGATGTTTACCGAATCGGATCTCGCTGCGATGTGGCGGCTTCGCCGGGCTTTCGATCCCGAAGAGCTGTGTAACCCGGGCAAGCTCCTGCCGACACCCCGGCTGTGTGGCGAAAAGCCGGGCGTCTATGTTCCCCACGCTCTGGAGGTCAGCGGTGATATCGAACGCTTCTAA
- a CDS encoding FadR/GntR family transcriptional regulator, with translation MSVQEESGVGVTGWTKVRRARVHELVIEQIEERIRHGGLQRGDRLPSERQLSQLLGVSRPSVREALHSLEALGVIAERVTSGPESAKVLATEPSDALTSMLRLHIGLSNFSEIEVVQTRLIVEEWAVREAATMATASEVDDLARTLDSMDGRDVDILRFNALDSVFHTGIAQASGNRLIAYLTGALRDTVERHRLAAMRALGPWPSVSEGLQAEHRRILGAIADGDADAAAAALRDHLRHTYPEASE, from the coding sequence GTGTCGGTGCAAGAGGAATCCGGAGTCGGTGTCACGGGATGGACGAAGGTTCGACGCGCACGCGTCCACGAACTCGTCATCGAGCAGATCGAGGAACGTATCCGCCACGGTGGACTCCAGCGCGGCGATCGCCTTCCCAGCGAGCGGCAGCTCAGCCAGCTCCTCGGGGTCAGTAGGCCTTCGGTGCGCGAGGCTCTGCACTCGCTGGAAGCACTCGGCGTCATCGCCGAACGCGTTACCTCTGGTCCCGAGTCCGCCAAGGTGCTGGCCACTGAACCGTCAGACGCGCTCACCAGCATGCTTCGACTACACATCGGATTGAGCAACTTTTCGGAGATTGAGGTCGTTCAAACCCGCCTCATCGTCGAAGAGTGGGCGGTGCGCGAAGCCGCGACAATGGCAACGGCTTCCGAAGTCGACGATCTGGCTCGGACGCTCGATTCCATGGACGGGCGGGACGTCGACATCTTGCGGTTCAATGCACTCGACTCGGTCTTCCACACGGGCATTGCCCAGGCCAGCGGAAATCGTCTCATCGCGTACCTCACCGGAGCCCTCCGCGACACCGTCGAACGCCACAGACTTGCCGCGATGCGCGCGCTGGGGCCGTGGCCCTCGGTATCTGAGGGTCTGCAGGCCGAACATCGCCGAATCCTCGGCGCGATCGCCGACGGCGACGCCGACGCCGCCGCCGCTGCGCTCCGCGACCATCTGCGCCACACCTACCCCGAGGCGTCCGAGTAA